From a region of the Impatiens glandulifera chromosome 4, dImpGla2.1, whole genome shotgun sequence genome:
- the LOC124935922 gene encoding EKC/KEOPS complex subunit bud32, giving the protein MEIKEGGNGALVLLKQGAEARVFESNFVGRRSVVKERFSKKYRHPSLDSKLTSKRLNAEARCTTKARRLGVPTPALYAVDPVLHTLTFEFVEGPSVKDVFLNFGLNGVVDEERMDDIAIQIGVAIAKLHDGGLIHGDLTTSNMLIRLDTNQLVLIDFGLSFTSTLPEDKAVDLYVLERALLSMHSSCGNVMDKILSAYRKASKQWSSTVNKLAQVRQRGRKRTMIG; this is encoded by the exons ATGGAGATTAAGGAAGGAGGTAATGGTGCCTTAGTTCTTCTCAAGCAAGGTGCTGAAGCT AGGGTTTTTGAGTCTAATTTCGTTGGAAGGAGATCTGTTGTTAAGGAACGTTTCTCTAAGAAGTACAGACACCCTTCTTTGGATTCAAAACTCACTAGTAAACGTCTGAATGCG GAAGCTAGATGCACAACGAAAGCTAGACGACTTGGGGTGCCTACACCTGCTCTTTATGCTGTTGATCCTGTGCTGCACACATTGACATTTGAATTTGTAGAGGGCCCATCTGTGAAAGATGTGTTCTTGAACTTTGGATTAAATGGTGTTGTTGATGAAGAAAGAATGGATGATATTGCCATTCAGATTGGTGTTGCAATTGCCAAGCTTCATGATGGTGGTTTGATTCATGGTGATTTGACCACATCAAACATGTTGATTCGCCTTGACACTAATCAATTG GTTCTCATTGACTTCGGTTTGAGCTTCACCTCCACACTTCCGGAAGATAAAGCTGTCGACTTATATGTCCTTGAACGAGCTTTACTCTCTATGCATTCTTCATGTGGAAATGTG ATGGATAAAATACTAAGTGCATATAGGAAGGCATCAAAGCAATGGTCGTCTACAGTTAACAAGCTTGCTCAAG TCCGACAACGAGGTAGGAAACGTACCATGATTGGTTGA
- the LOC124936934 gene encoding zinc finger protein CONSTANS-LIKE 9-like isoform X1, with the protein MGYMCDFCGEQKSMVYCKSDTASLCLSCDRNIHAANALSRRHSRTLLCDKCNSQPAFVRCIEQGVSLCQNCDLIEHSGLITAPSASRRQAINSYSGCPSSSELCSIWPFVQDLPYGNNSTCVKELSSMSLTENGMTTCNDLNRLNASGLVDVNDGDRSDKLNSWIGSSSLHLPSNNLQDDAEHLISNPISSKIYSGTKAPALSGDDKFYDFNIDEIDLSIEDYDELFATPYDNPGMSSFFNMDMSADLNSQGHYLAEGSYAASADSVMSSKTEPVNCFGKQAHSNISFSGLTGESTAGDYQDCGASSILPMGGPPWFPPCPESSVPSADRTNAVIRYKEKKKMRKFDKRVRYASRKARADVRKRVKGRFVKSGDVYDYDPLIHTRSF; encoded by the exons ATGGGATACATGTGTGATTTCTGTGGGGAGCAAAAGTCTATGGTATATTGTAAGTCAGATACAGCTAGCTTATGTTTATCGTGTGATCGGAATATTCATGCTGCGAATGCCCTTTCGCGTCGTCACTCGAGGACACTTTTGTGTGACAAATGCAATTCGCAGCCTGCATTTGTTAGGTGTATTGAACAGGGGGTTTCCCTTTGTCAGAATTGTGACTTGATTGAACATTCTGGTTTAATAACTGCGCCTTCTGCTAGTAGAAGGCAAGCGATTAACTCTTATTCAGGTTGTCCTTCGTCGTCGGAGTTGTGTTCAATCTGGCCTTTTGTACAAGATCTACCGTATGGAAACAATTCTACTTGTGTGAAGGAACTGAGTTCAATGAGCCTAACTGAGAATGGCATGACTACCTGCAATGATCTCAATCGGCTCAATGCTTCTGGACTTGTTGATGTAAATGATGGAGATCGTTCCGATAAATTGAATAGTTGGATAGGATCCTCTTCTCTTCATCTACCAAGCAATAATCTACAAGATGATGCAGAACATCttatttcaaatccaatttcatCCAAG ATATATTCTGGAACTAAAGCACCTGCTTTAAGTGGAGATGATAAGTTCTATGATTTCAATATTGATGAAATTGACTTGTCCATTGAAGACTACGATGAACTTTTTGCTACTCCCTATGATAATCCTGGAATGTCCAGCTTCTTTAACATGGATATGTCTGCTGACTTGAACTCTCAAGGTCATTATCTCGCTGAG GGATCATATGCAGCCTCTGCAGATTCTGTGATGAGCTCTAAAACGGAGCCAGTTAACTGTTTTGGCAAACAAGCCCATTCTAACATTTCCTTTTCTGGTCTTACTGGAGAGAGTACTGCTGGTGATTATCAGGACTGTGGTGCTTCGTCGATTCTTCCCATGGGAGGGCCTCCATGGTTTCCTCCATGTCCTGAAAGTTCTGTACCTTCTGCCGATAGGACTAATGCTGTTATTCGTTACaaggaaaagaagaaaatgCGCAA GTTTGACAAGAGGGTAAGATATGCCTCTCGTAAGGCGAGAGCTGATGTAAGGAAACGCGTGAAGGGGAGGTTTGTGAAGTCTGGGGATGTTTACGATTACGATCCCTTGATCCACACAAGAAGCTTTTGA
- the LOC124936934 gene encoding zinc finger protein CONSTANS-LIKE 9-like isoform X2, giving the protein MGYMCDFCGEQKSMVYCKSDTASLCLSCDRNIHAANALSRRHSRTLLCDKCNSQPAFVRCIEQGVSLCQNCDLIEHSGLITAPSASRRQAINSYSGCPSSSELCSIWPFVQDLPYGNNSTCVKELSSMSLTENGMTTCNDLNRLNASGLVDVNDGDRSDKLNSWIGSSSLHLPSNNLQDDAEHLISNPISSKIYSGTKAPALSGDDKFYDFNIDEIDLSIEDYDELFATPYDNPGMSSFFNMDMSADLNSQGHYLAEGSYAASADSVMSSKTEPVNCFGKQAHSNISFSGLTGESTAGDYQDCGASSILPMGGPPWFPPCPESSVPSADRTNAVIRYKEKKKMRK; this is encoded by the exons ATGGGATACATGTGTGATTTCTGTGGGGAGCAAAAGTCTATGGTATATTGTAAGTCAGATACAGCTAGCTTATGTTTATCGTGTGATCGGAATATTCATGCTGCGAATGCCCTTTCGCGTCGTCACTCGAGGACACTTTTGTGTGACAAATGCAATTCGCAGCCTGCATTTGTTAGGTGTATTGAACAGGGGGTTTCCCTTTGTCAGAATTGTGACTTGATTGAACATTCTGGTTTAATAACTGCGCCTTCTGCTAGTAGAAGGCAAGCGATTAACTCTTATTCAGGTTGTCCTTCGTCGTCGGAGTTGTGTTCAATCTGGCCTTTTGTACAAGATCTACCGTATGGAAACAATTCTACTTGTGTGAAGGAACTGAGTTCAATGAGCCTAACTGAGAATGGCATGACTACCTGCAATGATCTCAATCGGCTCAATGCTTCTGGACTTGTTGATGTAAATGATGGAGATCGTTCCGATAAATTGAATAGTTGGATAGGATCCTCTTCTCTTCATCTACCAAGCAATAATCTACAAGATGATGCAGAACATCttatttcaaatccaatttcatCCAAG ATATATTCTGGAACTAAAGCACCTGCTTTAAGTGGAGATGATAAGTTCTATGATTTCAATATTGATGAAATTGACTTGTCCATTGAAGACTACGATGAACTTTTTGCTACTCCCTATGATAATCCTGGAATGTCCAGCTTCTTTAACATGGATATGTCTGCTGACTTGAACTCTCAAGGTCATTATCTCGCTGAG GGATCATATGCAGCCTCTGCAGATTCTGTGATGAGCTCTAAAACGGAGCCAGTTAACTGTTTTGGCAAACAAGCCCATTCTAACATTTCCTTTTCTGGTCTTACTGGAGAGAGTACTGCTGGTGATTATCAGGACTGTGGTGCTTCGTCGATTCTTCCCATGGGAGGGCCTCCATGGTTTCCTCCATGTCCTGAAAGTTCTGTACCTTCTGCCGATAGGACTAATGCTGTTATTCGTTACaaggaaaagaagaaaatgCGCAAGTAA